GTGATCCTGCGAAAAGTCAGTTGccgactgttttttgttgaagGCCGACCTGAGGCCTACggcaatttattttatatacaagcaggtttgtaaaaaaaattgaacagtTACCCTACTGGGAAGCTGCATATAAAGTTGtctgtttatatttatttttttccaatccAGCATAACTAGAAGTCTACCAAAATTGGAATCAGTATGAAGCTGTTTATCTTCATCGTGCTTGTAACGATTGTGAAGTCTGCAGAGTCTGAGTGCAATGGCTCATCACCTACGTTCAGTGGTGAGAGCGGAGATTCCCTAGAATGTGTTTGCGAGCAACAAGTGATCACCATCAACCCACTAGCATGTTCACACTTTCTTCCCGGAATAAGCAGCAACTCTTCCATCGTTTCAATGGAGCAAACAGTAACTAGACAGCTTGGAGAACTGCAAATCGCAGTATCTACCAACCTCGGAAATGTTTCCTCTGAATTGGAAGGTACTAAACGTAAAGTGGCTGATTTGCAAGGTGCAGTGTCTACCAACCACGAAATTGTACTTTCGGAACTAAGCAACACAACACAACAGGTGAAAGACACAATACTTCAAGTGGAAGAGCTACAAGTAACGGTCTCTGGAAATCATGAAAGTGTCACCTCTGAGATGCAGGGTCTAAAACGACAGCTTGAAGAGCTGCAAGTGTCAGTTTCTGCTTTAGTGGAATCCCTTCATGGTGAGTTTAAATTGTTTACAGTGCCACAACGTCTAATTACCAATACAACAACATCAGCTTACAAATATATTATGTCGACTTTATCTCTCTCAAATAAAGACTTTTTGTCTCTCtcatttacaaaaagtaccgatAACTATATTTTGTTCACGGGTTGTAGGAAGCTCACAATGTGGttgcgttttttttatttatttattttttttattttgtattctccGCACAATACAGTTATAACAAGcagaggccgtccagggaagggaaAAATTCCCCCAAAAATCTTTattcaaaaaagatgtgccttCCAAGACTTTGCATGCTCATAAAAAGGGTAAAAATTCATagttaatgttcctttaaatatttctcATGATttggccccctctgaagtaacgtagtcaCCTCTGAGTATACAGGATTTCCCGGTGTACTGTGATATGGAAACAGACGGTGGTAGCTGGACGGTAAGATATATGGtaaggtaattgtcaaagaccagtattctcacttggtgtatctcaacatgctaaaaaaaacctgtgaaaatttgaactcaatgggGGACCTTTCGGACgtttggtggcagcagatatACCAGGTAAAATTCTTTGTACTCGGTAAAGTGCGCATGCTcataactacgtaaacaatggaaatttacctggttggtctgctgccacctagcgtcacaaagtctcccattggtcgccgaagttgcgagataataatagatgcaaaaacacccctgtcacacgaagttgtgtgctttcagattcttgatttcaggaccccAAAATCTACTTccgtggtctcgaaatcaaactcaaatattttagtggaaaattcctttctcgaaaactacgtttcttcagagagggagccatttctcacaatgttgtatagactactatcaacagatccccatgtcaccaagtaagtttttatgctaacaattattttgagtaaccaatagtgtccagtacctttaagtaaTTGCAGATACATAcactatttttggtttttatattTGTACAGTGGCCCCTGCCCCTCCCCTGCCTCCAAAAGACTGTTCCGAGATTCTTGCGAGTGGTATATCGATCAGTGGCGTGTACATGGTTCAACCTGTATTGTCAGGTGGGGCTTTCCATGTGTATTGTGATATGGAAACAGACGGTGGTGGATGGACGGTAAGATAACACGTTAGTGAATGAATGAGAGTACTCATTTTAAGAGTGTATTTTGAGATTTATGTTAGATAAATAATTGAAGAAGACTATGATTTAAAAACCAAGTTTCCTTTGACAGGTTTTCCAGCGGCGGATGGACGGCAGTGTTGATTTCTATTTGGACTTTGCAAGCTACAGCCGTGGCTTTGGGAATCTAGAGGGAGAGTTTTGGCTCGGTAACGACAACTTGCACAGTCTGACCGCTCAGGGCGAGTATGAACTCCGCGTCGATCTCTCAGATTTCGAGAGCGAATCCACGTATGCTGTCTATGACTCGTTCAGGATCGCTGATGCGAGTGACAAATACAGGCTGAGAGTAGGAAGTTACTCTGGGACCGCAGGTAATAAATCAGTACCATTCCCATAAGTTTAACAATAAAAAGAGCCTATATAAGTCtgcatttttcaaaaataaaatcctTATTTAACTGAAAGAACAATTCATTTAATCCAC
The sequence above is drawn from the Asterias amurensis chromosome 13, ASM3211899v1 genome and encodes:
- the LOC139946080 gene encoding ficolin-2-like → MKLFIFIVLVTIVKSAESECNGSSPTFSGESGDSLECVCEQQVITINPLACSHFLPGISSNSSIVSMEQTVTRQLGELQIAVSTNLGNVSSELEGTKRKVADLQGAVSTNHEIVLSELSNTTQQVKDTILQVEELQVTVSGNHESVTSEMQGLKRQLEELQVSVSALVESLHVAPAPPLPPKDCSEILASGISISGVYMVQPVLSGGAFHVYCDMETDGGGWTVFQRRMDGSVDFYLDFASYSRGFGNLEGEFWLGNDNLHSLTAQGEYELRVDLSDFESESTYAVYDSFRIADASDKYRLRVGSYSGTAGDSLTYQNNQQFTTKDQDNDTYGGNCSQRFHGAWWFNTCHHSHLNGEYLRGTTTVHATGVDWRHWKGGYYSLKTSEMKIRPTQ